One Aethina tumida isolate Nest 87 chromosome 5, icAetTumi1.1, whole genome shotgun sequence genomic window carries:
- the LOC109600064 gene encoding titin isoform X34 translates to MYPFSGFMSSNSPQASNYFSRPSAQNQRSRSTAPCPGCRTQLPSPLEASNCHSDELTCQNSQSPASDSDFTELFMDCDCSCPTDSSYAAETSQTSVTSKCYSDNSLPYRRPGNSSQTMKVTKISRCRKPGCPSSLHRAPQTDCPEGPNQTTRTSSGSFLPNFSNYMTSEQNSEMCPCPPPQCESMPRGPRGVSPLQSAFTSRNPKHSSPRSAVMPSYPNVTQQCPAMPRHPNAVNFQQSSAMLRGPYNSVPGGSVGMTRRPNAASSQQNSAMPRCPNAVSTEDNDFLPRCPGCMGSPQSEDSSDYPNNINATSRSRTLPVCPNTHLAAPGYPGASRYPGVANTSISTTMPLSSRNAVPQRCPGDESATQGIPRSRCKIPACPRNAVAMTCPGAVSVPQSEVMPSHSNHVPTGSVAPKCHISACPKNVASQRGPNQPVLSNAILNTVPMDSVMPKCHIPACPKNVATQRGPNQPVSNDGILNTVPMDSVTPKCHIPACPKNIATQRGPNPPVPSNVILNTVPMDSVTPKCHIPACPKNVATQRGPNQPVPNNGILNTVPMDSVTPKCHIPACPKNVATQRGPNQPVPNNGILNTVPMDSVMPKCHIPTCPKNIATQRGPNQPMPSNLILNTVPMDSVTPRCHIPACPKNIATQRGLNQVPMESVTPKCHIPTCPKNVTTQRGLNQIPMDSITPQCHIPRCAKSVATQGISNQMPMDSNTPQFHIPTCPINIATQGVSNQIPMDSIRPQCHIPTCPKNVATQKGPNQPGPNNAVINKCPKSMNLLPLHQTSANATPESTVKSEAPLDASSKSNVPWCECRLPNDAGTMTGVDSKCPFYDETGDRKHENWIPSAAKKSCLRRNKSSNKRICFELEDTIINKIQYKNVKCLCPEEIESLVILEAKDCDIFSHIANTYLPLNPGNFAAKKKLQELRLQNLHTFYQSMFTSLPAPSADAVQHEQSPEVLANFMHLLEQQIDPVLPPQVQFNHLFDSSNSSGIGGGGDSIYLSSVADGHYQDVVVPLDGPTNPKIGLFTKEFRDVSIRFKNLGEGDAPSDDIFDSIKWNDFDIEKLNKTFADDTFTNDDFYTARNLGAEPIKMLDVADQPEELKKDMQSGIQYFVEACTPQYISRVQLRGHNPPTWFPGFYFSCTDTKEPIEVLRSPSQAFLRAWSVSDPRCFDECSVITL, encoded by the exons ATGTATCCTTTCAGTGGG TTTATGTCATCCAATTCACCACAAGCCAGCAAC TATTTCTCAAGACCATCCGCACAAAATCAAAGAAGTCGTTCGACTGCGCCATGTCCTGGTTGCAGAACG CAGTTACCGTCGCCATTAGAAGCATCAAATTGTCATTCAGATGAG ttaacTTGTCAGAACTCTCAAAGTCCA GCCTCTGATTCTGACTTCACTGAATtg tttatGGATTGTGATTGTTCGTGTCCAACTGATTCATCTTATGCTGcagaa ACTTCCCAAACTTCCGTGACCAGTAAATGTTACTCT GATAATTCATTGCCATATAGAAGG cctGGCAACTCTTCACAGACAATGAAggttacaaaaata tctaGGTGTAGGAAACCAGGATGCCCGAGTAGTTTGCAT cGTGCACCCCAAACTGATTGCCCGGAAGGTCCAAATCAGACAACAAGA acctCTTCTGGAAGTTTCTTgccaaatttttcaaactaCATGACG TCTGAACAAAATTCAGAAATGTGTCCATGTCCC ccTCCACAATGTGAATCCATGCCAAGAGGTCCACGTGGCGTCAGC cCTCTACAAAGTGCCTTTACATCAAGGAATCCAAAGCAT tCTTCGCCAAGAAGTGCAGTTATGCCAAGTTATCCGAATGTA aCTCAACAATGTCCAGCAATGCCAAGGCATCCAAATGCTGTTAAT tttcaaCAGAGCTCAGCAATGCTAAGGGGTCCCTATAAT TCTGTACCAGGAGGTTCAGTCGGGATGACAAGGCGTCCAAATGCTGCAAGC TCTCAACAAAATTCAGCAATGCCTAGGTGTCCAAATGCTGTGAGT ACTGAAGATAATGACTTTTTACCAAGATGTCCAGGTTGTATGGGc TCTCCACAAAGTGAAGATTCATCAGATTACCCCAATAATATAAAC GCTACATCAAGAAGTAGAACTTTACCAGTATGTCCAAATACACActtg gCTGCCCCAGGATATCCAGGTGCATCAAGATATCCAGGTGTTGCGAAT ACTTCTATAAGTACAACTATGCCT CTTTCGTCGAGAAATGCAGTCCCACAAAGATGTCCAGGTGATGAGAGT gcTACTCAAGGTATACCCAGATCTAGATGCAAAATTCCT gCTTGTCCAAGAAATGCGGTTGCAATGACATGTCCAGGTGCTGTGAGT gttCCACAAAGTGAAGTTATGCCAAGTCATTCGAACCAT gTACCAACTGGTTCTGTTGCACCAAAGTGTCACATTTCTGCATGT ccGAAAAATGTTGCTTCCCAAAGGGGACCAAATCAA CCTGTGCTTAgtaatgcaattttaaatact GTGCCAATGGATTCTGTAATGCCAAAGTGTCACATTCCTGCATGT ccGAAAAATGTTGCTACCCAAAGGGGACCAAATCAA CCTGTGTCTAATGatggaattttaaatact GTGCCAATGGATTCTGTAACGCCAAAGTGCCACATTCCTGCATgt CCGAAAAATATTGCTACCCAAAGGGGACCAAATCCA cctGTGCCtagtaatgtaattttaaatact gtgCCAATGGATTCTGTAACGCCAAAGTGCCACATTCCTGCATGT CCGAAAAATGTTGCTACCCAAAGGGGACCAAATCAA CCTGTGCCTaataatggaattttaaatact GTGCCAATGGATTCTGTAACGCCAAAGTGCCACATTCCTGCATGT CCGAAAAATGTTGCTACCCAAAGGGGACCAAATCAA CCTGTGCCTaataatggaattttaaatact GTGCCAATGGATTCTGTAATGCCAAAATGTCACATTCCTACATGT CCGAAAAATATTGCTACCCAAAGGGGACCAAATCAA CCTATGcctagtaatttaattttaaacact GTGCCAATGGATTCTGTAACGCCAAGGTGTCACATTCCTGCATGT CCGAAAAATATTGCTACCCAAAGGGGACTAAATCAA GTGCCAATGGAGTCTGTAACGCCAAAGTGTCATATTCCTACATGT CCCAAAAATGTTACTACCCAAAGGGGACTAAATCAA atACCAATGGATTCCATTACGCCACAGTGTCACATTCCTAGATGT GCGAAAAGTGTTGCTACCCAAGGGATATCAAATCAA ATGCCTATGGATTCTAATACGCCACAGTTTCACATACCTACATGT ccGATAAATATTGCTACCCAAGGGGTATCAAATCAA ataccAATGGATTCTATTAGGCCACAGTGTCATATACCTACATGC ccGAAAAATGTTGCTACCCAAAAGGGACCAAATCAA ccTGGGCCAAATAATGCAGTTATAAATAAGTGTCCAAAATCTATGAAT ctTTTACCACTTCATCAAACGTCTGCAAAT gcGACACCTGAAAGTACAGTAAAATCAGAAGCTCCACTGGATGCAAGT tcaAAGTCAAATGTGCCATGGTGTGAGTGCCGCTTGCCAAATGACGCGGGT ACTATGACCGGAGTCGATTCAAAATGTCCATTCTACGATGAG ACTGGTGACagaaaacatgaaaattgG ataCCCTCAGCAGCAAAGAAATCTTGCTTGCGAAGAAACAAATCCTCCAACAAGAGGATATGTTTCGAACTGGAAGACACGATAATCAACAAAATCCAATACAAAAACGTCAAG TGTCTCTGTCCCGAAGAAATCGAAAGTCTGGTGATCCTCGAGGCCAAAGACTGCGACATCTTCTCACACATAGCCAACACCTACCTACCCCTTAATCCCGGTAACTTTGCTGCAAAAAAGAAACTGCAAGAACTCCGCCTACAAAATCTGCACACGTTTTATCAAAGCATGTTCACCTCTTTGCCGGCACCGTCGGCGGACGCGGTGCAGCACGAGCAAAGCCCGGAGGTTTTGGCCAACTTCATGCATCTGCTGGAGCAGCAAATCGACCCGGTTCTACCCCCTCAAGTCCAGTTCAATCATTTGTTTGATAGTAGTAACAGTTCTGGAATTGGGGGTGGGGGTGATTCGATTTATTTGAG TTCTGTAGCTGACGGTCATTACCAAGATGTTGTTGTGCCTTTGGACGGGCCAACCAATCCCAAGATCGGTCTCTTTACAAAAGAGTTTAGGGATGTGAGCATTAGGTTCAAAAATTTAGGTGAAGGTGATGCACCCTCAGATGACATATTCGACTCTATTAAATGGAACGACTTTGATATCG AAAAACTAAACAAGACGTTCGCCGACGATACGTTTACAAACGACGACTTTTACACAGCTAGAAATCTGGGAGCTGAACCAATCAAGATGCTAGATGTGGCCGACCAACCGGAAGAACTAAAAAAGGATATGCAGAGTGGAATTCAGTACTTCGTCGAAGCATGCACCCCTCAGTATATATCCAGAGTTCAACTTAGGGGACATAACCCACCCACATGGTTTCCCG GATTTTATTTCTCGTGTACCGATACGAAAGAACCCATTGAAGTTTTGAGGAGTCCTAGTCAAGCGTTCCTAAGAGCGTGGAGCGTTTCGGACCCCAGATGCTTCGACGAGTGCTCTGTTATAACCTTGTAG
- the LOC109600064 gene encoding titin isoform X13: MYPFSGFMSSNSPQASNYFSRPSAQNQRSRSTAPCPGCRTQLPSPLEASNCHSDELTCQNSQSPASDSDFTELFMDCDCSCPTDSSYAAETSQTSVTSKCYSDNSLPYRRPGNSSQTMKVTKISRCRKPGCPSSLHRAPQTDCPEGPNQTTRTSSGSFLPNFSNYMTSEQNSEMCPCPPPQCESMPRGPRGVSPLQSAFTSRNPKHSSPRSAVMPSYPNVTQQCPAMPRHPNAVNFQQSSAMLRGPYNSVPGGSVGMTRRPNAASSQQNSAMPRCPNAVSTEDNDFLPRCPGCMGSPQSEDSSDYPNNINATSRSRTLPVCPNTHLAAPGYPGASRYPGVANTSISTTMPLSSRNAVPQRCPGDESATQGIPRSRCKIPACPRNLVAMTCPGAVNTSINTTMHLPSGNADPQIYPGDESTNQRIPRSRCKMPACPRNAVAMTCPGAVSVPQSEVMPSHSNHVPTGSVAPKCHISACPKNVASQRGPNQPVLSNAILNTVPMDSVMPKCHIPACPKNVATQRGPNQPVSNDGILNTVPMDSVTPKCHIPACPKNVATQRGPNQPVPNNGILNTVPMDSVTPKCHIPACPKNVATQRGPNQPVPNNGILNTVPMDSVMPKCHIPTCPKNIATQRGPNQPMPSNLILNTVPMDSVTPRCHIPACPKNIATQRGLNQVPMESVTPKCHIPTCPKNVTTQRGLNQIPMDSITPQCHIPRCAKSVATQGISNQMPMDSNTPQFHIPTCPINIATQGVSNQIPMDSIRPQCHIPTCPKNVATQKGPNQPGPNNAVINKCPKSMNLLPLHQTSANATPESTVKSEAPLDASSKSNVPWCECRLPNDAGTMTGVDSKCPFYDETGDRKHENWIPSAAKKSCLRRNKSSNKRICFELEDTIINKIQYKNVKCLCPEEIESLVILEAKDCDIFSHIANTYLPLNPGNFAAKKKLQELRLQNLHTFYQSMFTSLPAPSADAVQHEQSPEVLANFMHLLEQQIDPVLPPQVQFNHLFDSSNSSGIGGGGDSIYLSSVADGHYQDVVVPLDGPTNPKIGLFTKEFRDVSIRFKNLGEGDAPSDDIFDSIKWNDFDIEKLNKTFADDTFTNDDFYTARNLGAEPIKMLDVADQPEELKKDMQSGIQYFVEACTPQYISRVQLRGHNPPTWFPGFYFSCTDTKEPIEVLRSPSQAFLRAWSVSDPRCFDECSVITL, translated from the exons ATGTATCCTTTCAGTGGG TTTATGTCATCCAATTCACCACAAGCCAGCAAC TATTTCTCAAGACCATCCGCACAAAATCAAAGAAGTCGTTCGACTGCGCCATGTCCTGGTTGCAGAACG CAGTTACCGTCGCCATTAGAAGCATCAAATTGTCATTCAGATGAG ttaacTTGTCAGAACTCTCAAAGTCCA GCCTCTGATTCTGACTTCACTGAATtg tttatGGATTGTGATTGTTCGTGTCCAACTGATTCATCTTATGCTGcagaa ACTTCCCAAACTTCCGTGACCAGTAAATGTTACTCT GATAATTCATTGCCATATAGAAGG cctGGCAACTCTTCACAGACAATGAAggttacaaaaata tctaGGTGTAGGAAACCAGGATGCCCGAGTAGTTTGCAT cGTGCACCCCAAACTGATTGCCCGGAAGGTCCAAATCAGACAACAAGA acctCTTCTGGAAGTTTCTTgccaaatttttcaaactaCATGACG TCTGAACAAAATTCAGAAATGTGTCCATGTCCC ccTCCACAATGTGAATCCATGCCAAGAGGTCCACGTGGCGTCAGC cCTCTACAAAGTGCCTTTACATCAAGGAATCCAAAGCAT tCTTCGCCAAGAAGTGCAGTTATGCCAAGTTATCCGAATGTA aCTCAACAATGTCCAGCAATGCCAAGGCATCCAAATGCTGTTAAT tttcaaCAGAGCTCAGCAATGCTAAGGGGTCCCTATAAT TCTGTACCAGGAGGTTCAGTCGGGATGACAAGGCGTCCAAATGCTGCAAGC TCTCAACAAAATTCAGCAATGCCTAGGTGTCCAAATGCTGTGAGT ACTGAAGATAATGACTTTTTACCAAGATGTCCAGGTTGTATGGGc TCTCCACAAAGTGAAGATTCATCAGATTACCCCAATAATATAAAC GCTACATCAAGAAGTAGAACTTTACCAGTATGTCCAAATACACActtg gCTGCCCCAGGATATCCAGGTGCATCAAGATATCCAGGTGTTGCGAAT ACTTCTATAAGTACAACTATGCCT CTTTCGTCGAGAAATGCAGTCCCACAAAGATGTCCAGGTGATGAGAGT gcTACTCAAGGTATACCCAGATCTAGATGCAAAATTCCT GCTTGTCCAAGAAATCTGGTTGCAATGACATGTCCAGGTGCTGTGAAT aCTTCTATAAATACAACTATGCAT CTTCCATCGGGAAATGCAGACCCTCAAATATATCCAGGTGATGAGAGT acTAATCAACGTATACCTAGATCTAGATGCAAAATGCCT gCTTGTCCAAGAAATGCGGTTGCAATGACATGTCCAGGTGCTGTGAGT gttCCACAAAGTGAAGTTATGCCAAGTCATTCGAACCAT gTACCAACTGGTTCTGTTGCACCAAAGTGTCACATTTCTGCATGT ccGAAAAATGTTGCTTCCCAAAGGGGACCAAATCAA CCTGTGCTTAgtaatgcaattttaaatact GTGCCAATGGATTCTGTAATGCCAAAGTGTCACATTCCTGCATGT ccGAAAAATGTTGCTACCCAAAGGGGACCAAATCAA CCTGTGTCTAATGatggaattttaaatact gtgCCAATGGATTCTGTAACGCCAAAGTGCCACATTCCTGCATGT CCGAAAAATGTTGCTACCCAAAGGGGACCAAATCAA CCTGTGCCTaataatggaattttaaatact GTGCCAATGGATTCTGTAACGCCAAAGTGCCACATTCCTGCATGT CCGAAAAATGTTGCTACCCAAAGGGGACCAAATCAA CCTGTGCCTaataatggaattttaaatact GTGCCAATGGATTCTGTAATGCCAAAATGTCACATTCCTACATGT CCGAAAAATATTGCTACCCAAAGGGGACCAAATCAA CCTATGcctagtaatttaattttaaacact GTGCCAATGGATTCTGTAACGCCAAGGTGTCACATTCCTGCATGT CCGAAAAATATTGCTACCCAAAGGGGACTAAATCAA GTGCCAATGGAGTCTGTAACGCCAAAGTGTCATATTCCTACATGT CCCAAAAATGTTACTACCCAAAGGGGACTAAATCAA atACCAATGGATTCCATTACGCCACAGTGTCACATTCCTAGATGT GCGAAAAGTGTTGCTACCCAAGGGATATCAAATCAA ATGCCTATGGATTCTAATACGCCACAGTTTCACATACCTACATGT ccGATAAATATTGCTACCCAAGGGGTATCAAATCAA ataccAATGGATTCTATTAGGCCACAGTGTCATATACCTACATGC ccGAAAAATGTTGCTACCCAAAAGGGACCAAATCAA ccTGGGCCAAATAATGCAGTTATAAATAAGTGTCCAAAATCTATGAAT ctTTTACCACTTCATCAAACGTCTGCAAAT gcGACACCTGAAAGTACAGTAAAATCAGAAGCTCCACTGGATGCAAGT tcaAAGTCAAATGTGCCATGGTGTGAGTGCCGCTTGCCAAATGACGCGGGT ACTATGACCGGAGTCGATTCAAAATGTCCATTCTACGATGAG ACTGGTGACagaaaacatgaaaattgG ataCCCTCAGCAGCAAAGAAATCTTGCTTGCGAAGAAACAAATCCTCCAACAAGAGGATATGTTTCGAACTGGAAGACACGATAATCAACAAAATCCAATACAAAAACGTCAAG TGTCTCTGTCCCGAAGAAATCGAAAGTCTGGTGATCCTCGAGGCCAAAGACTGCGACATCTTCTCACACATAGCCAACACCTACCTACCCCTTAATCCCGGTAACTTTGCTGCAAAAAAGAAACTGCAAGAACTCCGCCTACAAAATCTGCACACGTTTTATCAAAGCATGTTCACCTCTTTGCCGGCACCGTCGGCGGACGCGGTGCAGCACGAGCAAAGCCCGGAGGTTTTGGCCAACTTCATGCATCTGCTGGAGCAGCAAATCGACCCGGTTCTACCCCCTCAAGTCCAGTTCAATCATTTGTTTGATAGTAGTAACAGTTCTGGAATTGGGGGTGGGGGTGATTCGATTTATTTGAG TTCTGTAGCTGACGGTCATTACCAAGATGTTGTTGTGCCTTTGGACGGGCCAACCAATCCCAAGATCGGTCTCTTTACAAAAGAGTTTAGGGATGTGAGCATTAGGTTCAAAAATTTAGGTGAAGGTGATGCACCCTCAGATGACATATTCGACTCTATTAAATGGAACGACTTTGATATCG AAAAACTAAACAAGACGTTCGCCGACGATACGTTTACAAACGACGACTTTTACACAGCTAGAAATCTGGGAGCTGAACCAATCAAGATGCTAGATGTGGCCGACCAACCGGAAGAACTAAAAAAGGATATGCAGAGTGGAATTCAGTACTTCGTCGAAGCATGCACCCCTCAGTATATATCCAGAGTTCAACTTAGGGGACATAACCCACCCACATGGTTTCCCG GATTTTATTTCTCGTGTACCGATACGAAAGAACCCATTGAAGTTTTGAGGAGTCCTAGTCAAGCGTTCCTAAGAGCGTGGAGCGTTTCGGACCCCAGATGCTTCGACGAGTGCTCTGTTATAACCTTGTAG
- the LOC109600064 gene encoding uncharacterized protein LOC109600064 isoform X23, whose protein sequence is MYPFSGFMSSNSPQASNYFSRPSAQNQRSRSTAPCPGCRTQLPSPLEASNCHSDELTCQNSQSPASDSDFTELFMDCDCSCPTDSSYAAETSQTSVTSKCYSDNSLPYRRPGNSSQTMKVTKISRCRKPGCPSSLHRAPQTDCPEGPNQTTRTSSGSFLPNFSNYMTSEQNSEMCPCPPPQCESMPRGPRGVSPLQSAFTSRNPKHSSPRSAVMPSYPNVTQQCPAMPRHPNAVNFQQSSAMLRGPYNSVPGGSVGMTRRPNAASSQQNSAMPRCPNAVSTEDNDFLPRCPGCMGSPQSEDSSDYPNNINATSRSRTLPVCPNTHLAAPGYPGASRYPGVANTSISTTMPLSSRNAVPQRCPGDESATQGIPRSRCKIPACPRNLVAMTCPGAVNTSINTTMHLPSGNADPQIYPGDESTNQRIPRSRCKMPACPRNAVAMTCPGAVSVPQSEVMPSHSNHVPTGSVAPKCHISACPKNVASQRGPNQPVLSNAILNTVPMDSVMPKCHIPACPKNVATQRGPNQPVSNDGILNTVPMDSVTPKCHIPACPKNIATQRGPNPPVPSNVILNTVPMDSVTPKCHIPACPKNVATQRGPNQPVPNNGILNTVPMDSVTPKCHIPACPKNIATQRGPNQPMPSNLILNTVPMDSVTPRCHIPACPKNIATQRGLNQVPMESVTPKCHIPTCPKNVTTQRGLNQIPMDSITPQCHIPRCAKSVATQGISNQMPMDSNTPQFHIPTCPINIATQGVSNQIPMDSIRPQCHIPTCPKNVATQKGPNQPGPNNAVINKCPKSMNLLPLHQTSANATPESTVKSEAPLDASSKSNVPWCECRLPNDAGTMTGVDSKCPFYDETGDRKHENWIPSAAKKSCLRRNKSSNKRICFELEDTIINKIQYKNVKCLCPEEIESLVILEAKDCDIFSHIANTYLPLNPGNFAAKKKLQELRLQNLHTFYQSMFTSLPAPSADAVQHEQSPEVLANFMHLLEQQIDPVLPPQVQFNHLFDSSNSSGIGGGGDSIYLSSVADGHYQDVVVPLDGPTNPKIGLFTKEFRDVSIRFKNLGEGDAPSDDIFDSIKWNDFDIEKLNKTFADDTFTNDDFYTARNLGAEPIKMLDVADQPEELKKDMQSGIQYFVEACTPQYISRVQLRGHNPPTWFPGFYFSCTDTKEPIEVLRSPSQAFLRAWSVSDPRCFDECSVITL, encoded by the exons ATGTATCCTTTCAGTGGG TTTATGTCATCCAATTCACCACAAGCCAGCAAC TATTTCTCAAGACCATCCGCACAAAATCAAAGAAGTCGTTCGACTGCGCCATGTCCTGGTTGCAGAACG CAGTTACCGTCGCCATTAGAAGCATCAAATTGTCATTCAGATGAG ttaacTTGTCAGAACTCTCAAAGTCCA GCCTCTGATTCTGACTTCACTGAATtg tttatGGATTGTGATTGTTCGTGTCCAACTGATTCATCTTATGCTGcagaa ACTTCCCAAACTTCCGTGACCAGTAAATGTTACTCT GATAATTCATTGCCATATAGAAGG cctGGCAACTCTTCACAGACAATGAAggttacaaaaata tctaGGTGTAGGAAACCAGGATGCCCGAGTAGTTTGCAT cGTGCACCCCAAACTGATTGCCCGGAAGGTCCAAATCAGACAACAAGA acctCTTCTGGAAGTTTCTTgccaaatttttcaaactaCATGACG TCTGAACAAAATTCAGAAATGTGTCCATGTCCC ccTCCACAATGTGAATCCATGCCAAGAGGTCCACGTGGCGTCAGC cCTCTACAAAGTGCCTTTACATCAAGGAATCCAAAGCAT tCTTCGCCAAGAAGTGCAGTTATGCCAAGTTATCCGAATGTA aCTCAACAATGTCCAGCAATGCCAAGGCATCCAAATGCTGTTAAT tttcaaCAGAGCTCAGCAATGCTAAGGGGTCCCTATAAT TCTGTACCAGGAGGTTCAGTCGGGATGACAAGGCGTCCAAATGCTGCAAGC TCTCAACAAAATTCAGCAATGCCTAGGTGTCCAAATGCTGTGAGT ACTGAAGATAATGACTTTTTACCAAGATGTCCAGGTTGTATGGGc TCTCCACAAAGTGAAGATTCATCAGATTACCCCAATAATATAAAC GCTACATCAAGAAGTAGAACTTTACCAGTATGTCCAAATACACActtg gCTGCCCCAGGATATCCAGGTGCATCAAGATATCCAGGTGTTGCGAAT ACTTCTATAAGTACAACTATGCCT CTTTCGTCGAGAAATGCAGTCCCACAAAGATGTCCAGGTGATGAGAGT gcTACTCAAGGTATACCCAGATCTAGATGCAAAATTCCT GCTTGTCCAAGAAATCTGGTTGCAATGACATGTCCAGGTGCTGTGAAT aCTTCTATAAATACAACTATGCAT CTTCCATCGGGAAATGCAGACCCTCAAATATATCCAGGTGATGAGAGT acTAATCAACGTATACCTAGATCTAGATGCAAAATGCCT gCTTGTCCAAGAAATGCGGTTGCAATGACATGTCCAGGTGCTGTGAGT gttCCACAAAGTGAAGTTATGCCAAGTCATTCGAACCAT gTACCAACTGGTTCTGTTGCACCAAAGTGTCACATTTCTGCATGT ccGAAAAATGTTGCTTCCCAAAGGGGACCAAATCAA CCTGTGCTTAgtaatgcaattttaaatact GTGCCAATGGATTCTGTAATGCCAAAGTGTCACATTCCTGCATGT ccGAAAAATGTTGCTACCCAAAGGGGACCAAATCAA CCTGTGTCTAATGatggaattttaaatact GTGCCAATGGATTCTGTAACGCCAAAGTGCCACATTCCTGCATgt CCGAAAAATATTGCTACCCAAAGGGGACCAAATCCA cctGTGCCtagtaatgtaattttaaatact gtgCCAATGGATTCTGTAACGCCAAAGTGCCACATTCCTGCATGT CCGAAAAATGTTGCTACCCAAAGGGGACCAAATCAA CCTGTGCCTaataatggaattttaaatact GTGCCAATGGATTCTGTAACGCCAAAGTGCCACATTCCTGCATGT CCGAAAAATATTGCTACCCAAAGGGGACCAAATCAA CCTATGcctagtaatttaattttaaacact GTGCCAATGGATTCTGTAACGCCAAGGTGTCACATTCCTGCATGT CCGAAAAATATTGCTACCCAAAGGGGACTAAATCAA GTGCCAATGGAGTCTGTAACGCCAAAGTGTCATATTCCTACATGT CCCAAAAATGTTACTACCCAAAGGGGACTAAATCAA atACCAATGGATTCCATTACGCCACAGTGTCACATTCCTAGATGT GCGAAAAGTGTTGCTACCCAAGGGATATCAAATCAA ATGCCTATGGATTCTAATACGCCACAGTTTCACATACCTACATGT ccGATAAATATTGCTACCCAAGGGGTATCAAATCAA ataccAATGGATTCTATTAGGCCACAGTGTCATATACCTACATGC ccGAAAAATGTTGCTACCCAAAAGGGACCAAATCAA ccTGGGCCAAATAATGCAGTTATAAATAAGTGTCCAAAATCTATGAAT ctTTTACCACTTCATCAAACGTCTGCAAAT gcGACACCTGAAAGTACAGTAAAATCAGAAGCTCCACTGGATGCAAGT tcaAAGTCAAATGTGCCATGGTGTGAGTGCCGCTTGCCAAATGACGCGGGT ACTATGACCGGAGTCGATTCAAAATGTCCATTCTACGATGAG ACTGGTGACagaaaacatgaaaattgG ataCCCTCAGCAGCAAAGAAATCTTGCTTGCGAAGAAACAAATCCTCCAACAAGAGGATATGTTTCGAACTGGAAGACACGATAATCAACAAAATCCAATACAAAAACGTCAAG TGTCTCTGTCCCGAAGAAATCGAAAGTCTGGTGATCCTCGAGGCCAAAGACTGCGACATCTTCTCACACATAGCCAACACCTACCTACCCCTTAATCCCGGTAACTTTGCTGCAAAAAAGAAACTGCAAGAACTCCGCCTACAAAATCTGCACACGTTTTATCAAAGCATGTTCACCTCTTTGCCGGCACCGTCGGCGGACGCGGTGCAGCACGAGCAAAGCCCGGAGGTTTTGGCCAACTTCATGCATCTGCTGGAGCAGCAAATCGACCCGGTTCTACCCCCTCAAGTCCAGTTCAATCATTTGTTTGATAGTAGTAACAGTTCTGGAATTGGGGGTGGGGGTGATTCGATTTATTTGAG TTCTGTAGCTGACGGTCATTACCAAGATGTTGTTGTGCCTTTGGACGGGCCAACCAATCCCAAGATCGGTCTCTTTACAAAAGAGTTTAGGGATGTGAGCATTAGGTTCAAAAATTTAGGTGAAGGTGATGCACCCTCAGATGACATATTCGACTCTATTAAATGGAACGACTTTGATATCG AAAAACTAAACAAGACGTTCGCCGACGATACGTTTACAAACGACGACTTTTACACAGCTAGAAATCTGGGAGCTGAACCAATCAAGATGCTAGATGTGGCCGACCAACCGGAAGAACTAAAAAAGGATATGCAGAGTGGAATTCAGTACTTCGTCGAAGCATGCACCCCTCAGTATATATCCAGAGTTCAACTTAGGGGACATAACCCACCCACATGGTTTCCCG GATTTTATTTCTCGTGTACCGATACGAAAGAACCCATTGAAGTTTTGAGGAGTCCTAGTCAAGCGTTCCTAAGAGCGTGGAGCGTTTCGGACCCCAGATGCTTCGACGAGTGCTCTGTTATAACCTTGTAG